The region TTGATCTTTTTTAATGGGCACCCCAGTGTATCtctccaccgccaccaccacctcctccaATGCTGCCATGCTGGGCACGTCGAACTATACGGGTTCTTTCATAAGGACTGGTGACTCCTTGATTGTCGTCATGGAGCGCGATCACTTGTTCTCCAACTGGGTTACCTTCTTCTTCCAAGGCATAGACATAGACCAGGCAAAGGATTCCAATGAGGGCTAATAGTCCTAGGCGCATTTTGGTTTAGACTTCTTGTTAGAGAACAGTCTCGCTTGCAACTGATAACTTGTGACTTAGAACAGTGCCTTTTATACCAATATACAGTAATATTACTTAAAACATGCTAGATAATTAAACTAATTAAGCAATTTatgtaaattattataattatctAAATTTCCTGAGCTTTTTCTGAGGTACTTCCCTGATATTACATTTGAAATGACATTAGAATATAATTAAGGCGTCAAATCAAACATTCtaagaaaaactatttttgtatTCAGAATAAAAACTTCAGAATCTAAAGGCATCGAAATATGCCATCTGAATGATTATAATCAAAGAATCATAATAGTAATTATTGAAAGGTTATCTACGCCATATGactaaaaatatactttttctTATTCAATTTTctgaataatataaaaatgctTTTATCTGAAAATATTCACAGATTGATCTGATTTTAGGTACTTTTTAAATGGGGCTAATAAAAAAATCCCTTCAcccttttttcaaaaaaaccaCTCAATTATAATGCTgtagtaatatttatttttgtcaagACAATGTAACAAAAGGCTCAAgccaattttccattttaatgTCCCTGTCCATGTCCACCGCCACCTCCAAAGCCTCCTCCTTGGGCGCGACGAACGACGCGAGCTCCTTGGTTTTCGGTTTCAGTAGAAACTTCGTCAGGAACTGCATCCAAATGTCCAGCCGGTGTGGTCGACTGTCCCGAGTGGAGGTCACCGTCCTCTGCAGCACAGGCATAGGCCAGGAACAGGACACCAAGGAATGCCAGCAGTGATAGACGCATCTTGCTTTCTAGAAGTCTCAATTGCAACTAAACTTTTGAAGATTTGTTGGGgccttttatttaaaaatcagcttgcaatgaaaattaatttaattgataaattgaataattaacTAACAGACTGTTCTCATTTCCGACAGCAAAAAAGTCCCTACCTTtggataaaattataataaattaaatagttttttttaaagctgcTTATTATAGTATCAAATGTCAAAAGTCTCATATTAGGAGTTTAATTGTTAATCAATAATTCCATTTAATTGTGGGgtatattttcatataattaaattgtaaataaaatgtaaatttaattttatattgaGGAGAAAAATTCATATCCTTTATCTTCTATATAAAATGGGAGATGGGCATGCAATACTTGATGATTTTAGCTCATACTTTTAGGACTTAAAGTAAACCAAATATATTAAGGAACcacaaaatctttaaaaaatatccgtttttttttttaccatcaGAGTACATTCCTTACTCATCATAAGAAAagaaacttaaattttaaagttctAGTATACtaatagtactaactacagcATCCTTTGGCGATTATTCAAGAAACATTCAATAATAACTACATATAACTGAATAGATTATAGTATAGAATAGAATAGTTCTGCCACCTCAATTCTGTTCCCCCCCAGCCCCTTTtagttaaaaacaaaattttattgcTTGATTGTTCTTTATTCTTTATGGAATTCGATATATATTGGAAGGCATGCCCTGTTAGTTACTTCTGTGACTaccgccgccaccaccgcctccGCCACCTCCTTGGGCGCGGCGAACCACCCGGGCTCCATGATTGGCTGGAGTCACTTCCTGGACACGAGCCTCTAAGGTTTCGTCCGAGCTAGTAACCTGTTCGGCACGTAGTCCTCCATCCTCGGCAGCGTAGACATAGGCCAGGAATAGGAGCCCAAGGAAAGCCAGGAATGTTAGACGCATCTTGATTGCTGTTTGCTTAGAAACCTTTACTGCAACTGTTGAGATCGGATCTGATTCAGGGGCTTTTATATGAAAATTCTATAGCTGACTTAGTAACTAATTAGAGAGGTAATATATTAACTAACTAGGTGGAAAACCCCTCGACTTAAATCAATATTAGAAATATTCAACGTTTttcaaagtattttttttaaatgttcttTATTCATGCGGATAaacatgtacatatgtatattcagAGGTGGTCATGTGGTCACTGTAAGCCTATTAGCCGCCACCAGACCCCCCACCAAAGCCCCCTCCACTGCCGCCTCCGCCACCTCCTCCGTGGCTGCCTCCGCCACCGCCTCCGGTACCGCCTCCAATGCCACCTCCGCCACCGCCTCCTTGAGCGTGACGCACCTTACGAATTTCCTCGATGGCACGTGTGGGCCCCAGATCATCCAGAAAGCTGGTACCTTTCGAGCCACAAACGTAGACCAGACCCAGGACCACAATAAATCCAAGAATAATTAGACGCATATTCCTGGCTTTACTTTAGAATCGTAGAAGAAAGCCCCCGGCTTTTTATTTTCCCATCATCGAGATTCTAGAGCTAGACTTTATCGAATTACACTAATTACCTTatcaaaattctatttttcCGTACTCCCCCTTCTGTATTGGGCCAATTAAGTTCGGAACCATGTTCCGTGTGAACTTCAAACCTGGTTGACATCTGGTCGAACAGGTTAGACAATTTCCAAATGCCCGGATAGTATTtattaaacgatttttaataGAGCTTTCGGGGATGCGCATAATCTTATTATAGTTTTCTCCGCACGTGAGGGTAATtgttacaatttaaaaacaattatacGCTAATTAAAACGTTAACTTAAAGGTATTTTAGCTTTCAGGGGAAGAACATGCCTTGactttgatttaaaaattaaagatgaAAATTATATGCTTCTCGATTGACAGATTCGCGGCGTGGAAATTGGCATTGTTCTGATTGTTCTGATGGTGTGGGCCGGAGCCATCGCCCTGTTCTTCAATCGATGGGGAAAGATCCGGATGCTGCTGCCATATCAGCCGGACTACAAACACGAACAGCTCAAGGTACCGGGCACCGGAGTCTGCAGTGCCGGTGGATGCAACGGTCAACATTCACACCAGGTACGTTACACTGGGAGGAATCGGATGGGAATACTGTGGGAATATATGCGGGTTTCTAGGATGATGATAACCCGGGGTACATCACGTTTTTGGATAATCGCGAAGGAACTTATCTctcgtttcgtttttttgttaTGCTTCATTTTTAGAACCTACACCCCGATTTCTTTGTCAAGGTATTCCAAGTAACAAATTCTTCAAACTACATACAGTATTTATAcgaaaatatccaaaaatatCTTTGCATTTTATTCGCTTTTTTTCCTATGCATCAATTCAAGTAAATATTTGAAACTTATTGAACAAAGTGCACCATTTCCTGTTTTTAATCCGTGCACTGAACCCGCCAGATCCCGCAACAAGAGTATCAACATAATAATCATATATATTTCTGATTAATTTCCGGAAAAACTACTCTGTTGTGAAACTCTATACCAAATGCTTAAAACCACTTacttattttcattttattcccAGAAACAAAATTCGAATCTTTTGAATAATTTGTGGTCCGTGACGATGTGATTAAATGGGAGACCCAGTAAAAATTTCTTCAAAACAATAATGCATTCAATCCCTGTAGAAATCAGACTCAATAGACTTTACTTTCTTATGATTTGCTTGATAAGATAGCACGTGCTAGCATTGCATTAAATTTAGCTTTCTTTTTTAGGCAACTAACTAGCACTAGTCTGGGGTACACTCCCTAGATCGATCCTGTATCCAAATTAAAAGGGTTAGGGTCTCTTCGGTTCGCCGAAGTCTACTAGAAATTCCACCTAGATTCGTTCAGCTCTGGATGAGAACACTCCTATTTTATAATTCGTACTATCCACCTATCATAGACTTCTAGGGGAATTTTTCTACATAATCTATGTATAAAGTATTCCATGGATGTCCTAGAAAAGTTCCCCTTATCTTTAATTGCATTTAgcggttttggtttttggttttgagcTTTGCTGTTCAGGTTGGCGCTTTTTCGAGATCTCACTGACCAAACGTTCCCTACTTTCACTTCGCTCTCCGCCTGCTGATCTTGTTCCTGCCTATCTACCTACCACTGCCACCTGTTCCCGATCCTGTTCCGGTTCCGGTGGCTGCTTACCCattctttggtttttgttttggaatCCGGAACAGTGCTTGCCTCGGTGCGAGGGATGCGGCATATTTGACCGCTGCTTCCAGTATCCGCGGAGGGAGCTGGAACGCGACTGTGGCTGTCAGTTTGCCCTGCTGCACAAGGCGGACGTGGAGAGCTAGCAACCAGCGCACCGCGAGCCATCCTCGGCGGCCGTGAGTGCTACGTCGAGCCATGGCCATGGCCACAGCCACGGCACTCCGGTGAACACCTATGTAAGGGGTCCCAGCGTGGACAACCAGTCGATTGTGGGCGCCAATGTGCTGGAGAATGTCGATAGCCTAGAGGTGGCTAACGAGGACATCGAAGTAGAGGGCGATGAGGCTCAGGAAAGAAATCAGGAGGATCAGCAGCTCCTCCAAAGAGAACGAGATCGGGATCGGGAGCGTGATCGTGATCGTGAGCCCGTTCAGCGCCTCCTGCCCCTGCAAGCGGGAGCCGTCAAACAGCGAAAGTTTGCCCAGCAGCGTGGCATCCTCAAGAACTCCCAAGAGCGCACCTTTGTCGAGGAGGACGAGGTGCTGGAGGCCAAGAAGCAGCTGATCCTGCGCCGCCGCCGCCTTTTCAGCCACTACCGGCAATACGACCAGTGGCGGAGACGGCAGTTTAGCTACGACCCCAGTTACTTTCGCCCGCCTCCGATACTCCCTAGACCGCTGGCATGCGCTGATCACCAACTGGGGGCCGTTGACGGCCACAGCACGTCGGCCACTGCCGGAAGACGCAGGCGCCAGTACCGAAGACAGTACTCCTGCGCGGATAGATCGCGGGATGGATCGCGCGAGAGCCGCGGCTCCTCGTCGCTGCAGATGCAGAAGTACCACAGCATGGTGGCCAGTGACACCATCCACACCGAGTCGTCGGTGCTCAACCACAGCAACTACAGCGAGCCGGCCAGCGTAAGTTAGCCAGCTAGTGTTGGGTGGCTTCCAGGGTGATTAAATTAAAGGAAGTGCCTCCATTTAGCAGTGAACTTTGATGTTTCCCAAACTAATAAAAGTCACAATGTAAAGCACTATCAGAGCCAAAAGAAAAAGCTGAAGTACGCTCTATGTGTGTCACACttggcgtatacgcaatattttTCTTATCAAATATTTATCACAATCTTTAAGGACATCTAATGTGGTTATAACTCTAATTGTTTTCTTCACTTATTGTTCTCACAGTTAATTATATGTTGTCCTCTTTATCAGATCATTAATTAATAAGAGTATTTAATATATTACTGATTTAAAAGAAACCAATGTTCACttgctaaacaaaaaaaaagagttccTTAGATTTAATTCACTTGATTAAGCCTAGATATATCCCAACACTAGTTCCAGCACAAGCAGCTTGTGGTGCACGTGGTTTGTCTTGGATTTCGATTTCGAGTTCCTGTTCTCAAGTTCGAGTCACACTCCAGATTGCAGACCGGAGCACCAACACGCACCACCACTCACTTACCATGTACAGAAAATTTGCAGCAATGTTCACTGGATGGAAAATGGCTAGCACTTGCTCACTTCTCTCACAGCATAAAAtcacaaaccaaaaaaaaaaatcaattcgcAATTCGCCACTCGCATCCGTAAAATGCATCCGCTTGTGTCCCCGGCTTCGTGTCGAGTTCTTGTAGCTTTTGTAGCCAGGTGTAGCTTGTCCCGTGCTTTGCGCTTGCTCTCGTTCTTGTTGTTCCAGTGGCCTCTCGCCCGGAGGGTCAGCCGGTGTGCCGAGAGGTCCTTGTCCAGGTCCCCGCTTATGTGTTATGTTGTGCGTTGAGTCGCAGTGAAAGCGTCCTTTCTACCGTTTtctctctatctctttctatctatctatctccCCTTCTCTCTCTATTCCTGTGCTCCTTTCGGGACGCAGTTCGACAGCAGTGAATGTGCCCACCCACCGTTGCACTGCAATAGCCGCGTAAGAACCAGACCAGAGGATGTGGCAAACCGCATCTCGAGATCACTTCTAATCCGTTTTTCATTGCAGCACATCCACATGCTGGCGGAGGAGCACTCGACGTCCATATCGGAGCGTTGCACGCGCAGCAGGATCAATTCGGCCATCTTTGTGTCATCGGAGGGACGAGGTTTCGACTCCATTGAGTTCCTGCGACGCCACGGCTCACAGAGTGTCCTTTGTCGAAAGGCCAAAAGTGCGGAGAATATTACAGATAATGGAAGAAGGGTGAGTGGTATTTTTTAGCTTTAGAAGTAAGGTCCTTCCATCCTTAAAAAGGTAAAGCTAATTGCTAGATATAGAGATGTCCTTTGAATCACTAGCAGCTAAATATCCACATTTGTAGTTCGAGTAAAAGTCCTTAAATAAGAAGTAACTAGTAGGTTTCCTTGTCAGTCATTTATAAACTTTGCCAAACTTTTAAAACAGGATTACTTTTTTGAGGAAAAGTATTTCGATTGGGATTTATTTGATTCGTGGGTGagtttgtaatttttaaaggaTTTAGTATAGAAGTCATAGAAAATGAGGTCTCATAACTTAAATTAATccattaaaaagaaaatatcttaacacaaatatttaaaaaattttcagaAGAGCCTTCGACCTTGGCGCACCGACGACGAGTCCTGCAAGCAGCAGCACACCTCCCAGGACAGCAACGACATCGAGCTGAAGGAGTGCGGCGGCACTGGAGGCGAACTGCTCCGCCTGCCTGTCATCCACGATGCAAAGCAATCGCCCTCGGCCGTAACCAGTCTCTTGGCTCGGTCGGCAGCCATTACCACGGCCAACGTGATAGTGGGAAGTATTTCGCTGGAGGCGCCGCCACCCTACATGCAGGATGATGATGGGGACAACCTTTCCACGGCTGCTCTAATACACACAGATGCTGCCGCAGTGGTGCACGAATCGCAGGACTCGGCGGAGACGGTGGAGGAACTTGTGCATGTCCCACTCTTAGCCAGCGCCACGGCAACGGCCAGTGTGTCGGCCTCCTCCTCGCCCAGCATTGCCATCGAGGCCAAGCCACGGGTACTGGTCCATCAGCGATCCTCCACGGCGTCGTCGTCGCCGCACAGCAGCCCCAAGAACCTGGGCAACCTGGGACTCAAGATCATCAAGCCCAAGATCAGCGCCGTGCCAATGGTTTCAGTTTCGGGTCCGTCACCTCCGATTGAGAAGCCGCCGCTGGCGGAGTGCTTGTAACAAATGGCAGCCGAAACATTTATCTAAGCGCGCGCTCAAGGCAACTGGACCCTGAATCCTAGAGAGTCCTTCAAGAACCCAACAAGTCCCTAACAAGTACACGTCCCTCTAATAATTCCAGACCAAAAACCTATCAAATATTCaaatcattttaaaatgaTATAGAAAATAACCGTTGAGATGGAGAAAGTATGCCAGCTGCTCAAATAAGTGTTTCGGTGTGAGGATAAATATTATGGAAAATATGGATTTCGAAATACAAAACTTGGAATGAAAAGAAGTGTAGGAATAGGCTAAGAACAAAAGGATATTGTACCAATGGTCATCACCGGGCAAAGAAAGCTTTGTATATTCAACAACGACTGAAGTATACacctatgtatgtacattataaacgaaaaaaataatggTAACCTGTAGAACTTTACGGCATACCTATTAACTGATAAATCAGCTTTAACAACAAACAAGTAAACTATCAGGCTTTAATATAACGATGATGATGAATTTCTGGTTTAACCTAGTCCGTAGACTCACCTAGCCGTTGAATAAATCAATTCTCTTTAATTGTTCTCCTATACAtatagccaaaaaaaaataaaaagcataaTACTTGGGCACCACAACTGTTATACACGCGatctatatagatatatacatatactaataactatatacatatatttatacacCTGTCAACTCACGTATGTACGTACCTTAGAGGTACCTTAGGACACCCGCTATATAATTAGCTCGTAATATTAAGATGATGAAATCACATAGTCCAAATGTTACTTGCTAACATATCAGATACTATACTGTACTCTACTCTACTCTACTCTACCCACGACCAAAGCGAAACGTTTGAAACTGTACATTAGTCTTTAACTAGCTATAAGCAACCTACATAATTAAAACCCATTGAATAGCTGtagaatttttgtcaaataaGTGCCCTGAACGACTTCTAgatgtgtttttgaaaaccAGTCCTTACATGTACTCCGTGTAGATGTTTTCTTAGCTCCATATACCCTATTAATTATagaagaaaaaaccaaaaaacatatatattatatagaaaatattatatagaATCGAGAACTATTTAGGATGCGCCAGCTATGTATCTTCAGAACCAGTTTGCTCCCAATCACTGATTTAGGTAGTCTCTTTACATTTTAGTTATGGTACTTCAAATTAGATCTATCCATCTTATCTTTAGAGAACTTGATTGAAATCTTTCCTATCCAACTTGTTTCAATGATCAATTTTCGAGATATgtaaatacacacacaccgaCCGCACTTGTACCTACTTGCGCTGGACTACTGTTCAGTGGAACACAAAAGTTGTTATTAAGGAATTGTCAATTTATGGTCCAAAGCTACAATAAACAGAACACCATTTGGATGGGTCAGCAGTAAGCTTAGCTAAGTTCTAGTTTACGTTCAATtcgctaacaaaaaaaaaagtaaaactgTGTGAATGTGTATTTTTTGAAATCAAATAAACGAATTACATAAATGTAACACTCTCATGCGGTGCCTTGGGAGATCTTCTCGAAGATAACACAATGATTGCCCTGATCGTAGTAGCTCTTTATTAACTGAACCTCTGGTAGCTGCGACACCAAATTCTCCAGTTCTTGTTCTTCAAAGACGTGATAGTATCGCAGGAATGTGGTCCGTTGTTCGTCCTTCGTTTTCCATGGCACCAGAACATCCTGCTGTTGGAACTCAGTGCGATTGGTGTGCACCGGAAGTGGAGTGTTATTGGGCAGCTGCTCCAGTTCATGTTGCTGCTTTTGACGCTGTAGTTG is a window of Drosophila bipectinata strain 14024-0381.07 chromosome 2R, DbipHiC1v2, whole genome shotgun sequence DNA encoding:
- the LOC108121279 gene encoding LOW QUALITY PROTEIN: uncharacterized protein (The sequence of the model RefSeq protein was modified relative to this genomic sequence to represent the inferred CDS: substituted 1 base at 1 genomic stop codon), producing MFVFIAVLFVNACLAGTIPATPENITVTFLTPTAVRVSWQTQIDLREHPIEKYIVTYKPTDDRVVQDVAGSSEAIVLDRLLPSTQYSLVVTAIWQGKKYRSGQIKFRTLDLPKNTSQQDFPPGVYGNVNSGSRNGTGNASIFGDDVTSTATNTLTHGTTRELPTIRGVEIGIVLIVLMVWAGAIALFFNRWGKIRMLLPYQPDYKHEQLKVPGTGVCSAGGCNGQHSHQCLPRCEGCGIFDRCFQYPRRELERDCGCQFALLHKADVESXQPAHREPSSAAVSATSSHGHGHSHGTPVNTYVRGPSVDNQSIVGANVLENVDSLEVANEDIEVEGDEAQERNQEDQQLLQRERDRDRERDRDREPVQRLLPLQAGAVKQRKFAQQRGILKNSQERTFVEEDEVLEAKKQLILRRRRLFSHYRQYDQWRRRQFSYDPSYFRPPPILPRPLACADHQLGAVDGHSTSATAGRRRRQYRRQYSCADRSRDGSRESRGSSSLQMQKYHSMVASDTIHTESSVLNHSNYSEPASFDSSECAHPPLHCNSRHIHMLAEEHSTSISERCTRSRINSAIFVSSEGRGFDSIEFLRRHGSQSVLCRKAKSAENITDNGRRKSLRPWRTDDESCKQQHTSQDSNDIELKECGGTGGELLRLPVIHDAKQSPSAVTSLLARSAAITTANVIVGSISLEAPPPYMQDDDGDNLSTAALIHTDAAAVVHESQDSAETVEELVHVPLLASATATASVSASSSPSIAIEAKPRVLVHQRSSTASSSPHSSPKNLGNLGLKIIKPKISAVPMVSVSGPSPPIEKPPLAECL